The genomic DNA CATTGTTGGTCTATGGCAGCATTCATAAAGAAACCTAATAGCATAGGCGCAGGACCATTAATAGTCATACTTACCGATGTCATGACGTTTGCTAAATCGAAACCAGAATATAATTTTTTAGCATCGTCTAAACAGCAAATAGAAACACCAGCATTACCAATTTTACCGTAAATATCTGGACGTAAATCTGGGTCGTTACCATAAAGTGTCACACTATCAAAAGCGGTAGATAAACGTTTTGCTGGTAAACCTGCACTTACGTAATGAAAACGTCTGTTTGTACGCTCTGGTCCACCTTCACCAGCAAACATACGTGCTGGATCTTCACCTGTACGTTTAAACGGATATAATCCCGAAGTATATGGAAATTCTCCTGGCACATTTTCTTGTAAGGTCCAACGTAATAAATCTCCCCAAGCTTGGTACTTTGGTAAAGCTACACGAGGAATTTGTAAGTGAGATAATGACTCAGAGTGTGTTTCAATTTTAATCTCTTTATCTCTTACTTTAAAGCTATATATTGGATTTTTATATTTATTTACCTTTTCATCCCAACCAGTAATGACTTCCCAATTGTATGGGTCTAAGTTTAATTTAACACGATCGAATTCGGCAATAAGCAATTTTACAAAATCTTTATTGTCTTCTTTTATTTCAAAAGAATTTGAAGCAATTCCAGCTTTATCTAATTCTGGAGTTACTTCTAATACAGATTCTATAGTTTTATAAATTCCGTATAATTTTTGAGCAACTTCAACTTGAGTGTTTGTTGTTTTATCGTAAGCACGATTATTTTCAGCTATTTCAGATAAATAACGTGTTCTACTTGGCGGAATTACAAAAATCTTCTCACTCATTTCATCAGAAATATGGAACGTAGATTTTAAGTCTGAATCTGCCTTTTCAACCAACTTATCCATAATCGCTTTGTACAGCGTATTCATTCCTGGATCGTTAAATTGCGAAGCTATTGTACCATAAACAGGTAATTCTTCTTGTGGTGTATCCCAAAGGTTATTGTTACGCATGTATTGTTTTTTTACATCACGTAAAGCATCTAAAGATCCACGTTTATCAAATTTATTAATGGCTACTAGATCTGCAAAATCTAGCATGTCAATTTTTTCTAATTGTGTTGCTGCACCAAATTCTGGCGTCATTACATAAAGAGAAACATCAGAATGTTCTATAATTTCAGTATCCGATTGTCCGATTCCAGACGTTTCTAAAATAATTAAATCATATTCGGCAGCTTTTAAAACCTCAACCGCTTCATTAACATATTTAGATAATGCTAAGTTAGATTGACGCGTTGCCAAACTACGCATATATACTCTTGGAGAATTGATAGCATTCATACGAATACGATCTCCTAAAAGTGCGCCACCTGTTTTACGTTTAGAAGGATCTACAGATACTAAACCAATTGTTTTTTCTGGAAAATCTATTAAAAAACGACGAACCAACTCGTCAACCAAACTAGATTTACCAGCACCACCAGTTCCTGTAATTCCTAAAACTGGTGTTCTAGAATTTTTATTTTTAATATGAATTTTATCTAAAGTGTCTTTTGCAACTTCTGGAAAGTTCTCGGCAGAAGAAATCACTCTAGCAATGGCTTTTGGATTTTTAGTTGCAAGTACATCAACTTCACCATTTAAGGTATCACCAATGGCAAAATCTGATTGTTCAACCAAATCGTTAATCATACCTTGTAATCCCATGGCGCGACCATCATCTGGAGAATAAATTCGTGCAATACCATAATCCATTAACTCCTCAATTTCTGA from Lacinutrix sp. 5H-3-7-4 includes the following:
- a CDS encoding methylmalonyl-CoA mutase family protein: MEQKAPYNPKYKVRIVTAAALFDGHDASINIMRRIIQSTGVEVIHLGHDRSVDEVVNTAIQEDANAICLTSYQGGHNEYFKYMYDLLKERGAEHIKIFGGGGGVILPSEIEELMDYGIARIYSPDDGRAMGLQGMINDLVEQSDFAIGDTLNGEVDVLATKNPKAIARVISSAENFPEVAKDTLDKIHIKNKNSRTPVLGITGTGGAGKSSLVDELVRRFLIDFPEKTIGLVSVDPSKRKTGGALLGDRIRMNAINSPRVYMRSLATRQSNLALSKYVNEAVEVLKAAEYDLIILETSGIGQSDTEIIEHSDVSLYVMTPEFGAATQLEKIDMLDFADLVAINKFDKRGSLDALRDVKKQYMRNNNLWDTPQEELPVYGTIASQFNDPGMNTLYKAIMDKLVEKADSDLKSTFHISDEMSEKIFVIPPSRTRYLSEIAENNRAYDKTTNTQVEVAQKLYGIYKTIESVLEVTPELDKAGIASNSFEIKEDNKDFVKLLIAEFDRVKLNLDPYNWEVITGWDEKVNKYKNPIYSFKVRDKEIKIETHSESLSHLQIPRVALPKYQAWGDLLRWTLQENVPGEFPYTSGLYPFKRTGEDPARMFAGEGGPERTNRRFHYVSAGLPAKRLSTAFDSVTLYGNDPDLRPDIYGKIGNAGVSICCLDDAKKLYSGFDLANVMTSVSMTINGPAPMLLGFFMNAAIDQQCEIYIKENGLEKEVEAKIAKLYKGKERPTYNGDLPEGNNGLGLMLLGVTGDQVLPADVYAEIKKNTIAQVRGTVQADILKEDQAQNTCIFSTEFALRLMGDVQEYFIENNVRNFYSVSISGYHIAEAGANPITQLALTLSNGFTYVEYYLSRGMDINKFGPNLSFFFSNGIDPEYAVIGRVARKIWAKAMKHKYGANARAQMLKYHIQTSGRSLHAQEIDFNDIRTTLQALYAIYDNCNSLHTNAYDEAITTPTEESVRRAMAIQLIINKELGLNKNENPIQGSFIIEELTDLVEEAVLQEFDRITERGGVLGAMETMYQRSKIQEESLYYETLKHNGKFPIVGVNTFLSSKGSPTVIPAEVIRATEEEKQFQIKTLENLHKANDTKAMLKDLQHKAINNENIFEALMDVCKVCSLGEITSALFEVGGQYRRNM